A region from the Hippoglossus hippoglossus isolate fHipHip1 chromosome 18, fHipHip1.pri, whole genome shotgun sequence genome encodes:
- the col4a6 gene encoding collagen alpha-6(IV) chain, which yields MKFLICVVVVALAVRSAHGGTDFDEPCAGRDCSRGCKCNPEKGSRGRPGPLGDVGQSGPEGPRGTLGPVGPKGEKGQIGLRAPSGPKGDKGPMGVPGFQGTDGVPGHPGLEGGRGLPGPDGCNGTRGEPGDPGYGTGSPGYTGPAGPLGIKGQKGEPRYFSNGGSGSYPGQPGPDGRPGIRGPDGPSGSPGPQGPEGYSGPPGPPGPPGLMGSRSDGYQGEKGDKGDSGLPGPSGTPGDGSLRSEQTLTIYKGDKGEPGFKGIQGLAGNPGQPGPFSYRGEVGEKGIPGYPGARGAPGFNGPPGALGQQGYGGNPGFPGQPGYIGPKGDLGDPGPPGPSVYVNGPSNYVQGLPGDPGLNGLPGAPGDGGSPGYPGPPGPPGSVLDPTGRGGTPGFPGIPGPKGEKGNGGLPSYGQEGRPGSSGLPGAQGPRGPPGPTSSAKGTGYAGQPGLPGSRGQPGGTGYNGLRGDPGDCNCRGGGTTGLPGLRGPPGVNGGPGFGGRKGDSGDPGSPGFGGGQGPPGRQGGPGFFGRKGEKGASYYRGPDFGVKGELGTPGPRGPNGETGKPGRDGLPGFPGGPGPPGDGGYGTVGEKGFPGYPGAKGRPGGPGYPGSGSGGAPGTRGADGDPGIPGSPGSTGAPGPPGENSCGGVNDVGEGTGQSRSCDTADAGDPGLPGLPGRPGPKGRPGSSNQPGRPGFDGSKGDRGEPGTGGQPGSPGFPGPRGDSGGPGNPGQGFDGGRGKDGLPGRPGAKGQPGEVLGATPGVPGRDGSPGLPGDKGQPGTPAGPGSPGFDGRSGVPGLKGERGVDGLPGFPGSPGPPGEPRGGIPGQPGLPGSKGLGGSPGCQGYPGRKGDIGDPGFPGPAGMKGTPGQPGTPGSPGSRGTPGPPGPGTRDGIPGIPGRKGERGFPGLMGFPGLPGRPGSPGFPGGKGLPGGPGRDGLPGGPGYHGQKGERGYTGRSGLPGIPSRLGYVEKGDPGNPGSSALHGFPGPRGDKGLPGLPGRQGLPGLPGYAEQSKGQPGEPGYPGRAGGPGYPGPKGEAGIMGFPGMSGARGDDGGTGFPGNPGEPGRPGAKGIPGETYGYPGGPGSKGQPGDSGFPGGRANDGAPGDNGFPGSPGYSGAKGAPGEGGRPGITGSPGFPGPKGQSFYPGRRGQDGGPGLPGSPGGPGAKGLSGSPGLDGLNGLGGPKGLPGTPGGNAGGIPGTPGIPGLKGERGVSYPGAPGYPGGKGERGDPGGSGLPGFPGRPGLPGESVGSNFPGPTGDPGLPGLDGEYGFQGPPGPPGPPGPGTAQGDRGDPGLPGFPGSPGRKGETGGPGGPGSPGFPGIKGERGESGYSGGPGLKGFNGDSGYYGNKGAKGLQGRTGRKGYPGASLPWIPTAQPLGELGFPGDGGTPGSPGEPGQPGESGPSGAKGPPGPVGKLGRTGSTGPSGTVGDGGPPGFPGPTGDQGLPGNTGRPGLPGGVGRGSSIGYTLVKHSQDAQVPMCPQGMAQLWEGYSLLYVEGQEKAHNQDLGQPGSCLPRFSTIPFLYCSPNEVCYYASRNDKSYWLSTTAPIPMMPVAEEQIRPYISRCSVCEAPSQAVAVHSQDMNIPSCPPGWRSLWIGYSFLMHTAAGAEGGGQSLVSPGSCLEDFRATPFIECNGAKGSCHYFANKYSFWLITVDPSQEFRYSPVQETLKGGQERSRVSRCQVCSKLL from the exons GGCACAGACTTTGACGAGCCGTGTGCGGGGCGGGACTGCAGCAGAGGATGCAAGTGCAACCCAGAGAAAGGCAGCAGG GGTCGACCTGGGCCTCTTGGCGACGTGGGTCAGAGCGGACCAGAGGGGCCCCGCGGCACCCTGGGGCCGGTGGGGCCCAAAGGAGAGAAGGGCCAAATCGGCCTGAGGGCCCCATCTGGTCCCAAAGGAGACAAA GGACCGATGGGAGTTCCTGGGTTCCAGGGAACTGATGGAGTTCCT GGTCACCCCGGTCTGGAGGGCGGCAGAGGGCTACCTGGTCCGGACGGTTGTAACGGGACCAGAGGAGAACCCGGGGACCCCGGCTACGGGACAGGATCCCCTGGATACACTGGACCTGCT GGGCCTCTTGGGATAAAGGGCCAGAAAGGAGAACCTCGATACTTCTCGAATGGCGGCAGCGGG AGTTATCCAGGACAGCCGGGACCCGACGGTCGACCT GGAATCCGAGGTCCCGATGGTCCGTCTGGTTCACctggtcctcaaggacctgaggGATACTCG GGTCCTCCCGGCCCCCCCGGCCCCCCAGGGCTGATG GGGAGTCGCAGTGACGGATAtcaaggagagaagggagacaAG GGCGACTCAGGTCTCCCCGGACCCAGCGGCACCCCCGGCGACGGGTCACTGAGAAGTGAACAAACTCTCACTATCTACAAAGGAGATAAG GGGGAACCAGGATTCAAGGGCATCCAAGGATTAGCTGGAAACCCTGGTCAACCT GGGCCGTTCAGTTATCGAGGTGAAGTCGGAGAGAAGGGCATTCCTGGATACCCCGGGGCGAGA ggCGCTCCAGGTTTCAACGGCCCCCCCGGCGCTCTCGGACAACAG GGATATGGCGGTAACCCAGGTTTCCCCGGGCAACCAGGATACATCGGACCCAAg GGAGACCTGGGAGACCCCGGACCACCAGGACCCTCCGTCTACGTGAATGGGCCGAGCAACTATGTTCAAG gaCTACCAGGTGACCCAGGACTTAACGGCCTGCCTGGCGCCCCCGGTGACGGGGGATCTCCTGGGTATCCAGGACCACCAGGGCCACCAGGATCCGTGCTGG ACCCCACAGGTCGTGGTGGCACCCCAGGATTCCCCGGCATCCCGGGCCCCAAGGGAGAGAAGGGTAACGGCGGTCTACCAAGCTACGGCCAGGAAGGACGCCCAGGCTCCTCCGGTTTGCCCGGAGCCCAGGGCCCCCGCGGACCTCCAGGCCCCACGA gTTCAGCAAAAGGTACCGGATACGCTGGACAGCCCGGGCTGCCCGGCTCCCGAGGACAACCTGGTGGCACCGGTTACAATGGCTtaagag GAGATCCTGGCGACTGTAATTGTAGAGGAGGAGGCACTACAGGGTTACCAGGGTTACGCGGCCCCCCCGGAGTCAATGGCGGCCCCGGCTTCGGAGGACGAAAGGGAGATTCTGGTGACCCCGGCTCACCTGGCTTTGGTGGCGGTCAGGGACCTCCT GGTCGACAAGGTGGACCAGGTTTCTTTGGCCGtaagggagagaagggggcgTCTTATTACCGCGGCCCAGATTTTGGAGTGAAGGGAGAACTCGGAACTCCAGGGCCCAGAGGACCCAACGGTGAAACTGGAAAACCTGGCAGAGACGGACTACCTGGCTTCCCAGGAGGCCCCGGGCCTCCG gGTGACGGCGGCTACGGCACAGTTGGAGAGAAAGGTTTCCCAGGATACCCGGGGGCTAAGGGTCGTCCCGGAGGCCCTGGCTATCCCGGTAGCGGCAGCGGCGGAGCGCCAGGCACTCGCGGAGCTGATGGAGATCCCGGAATACCTGGGTCACCAGGGTCAACTGGTGCACCTGGACCGCCAG GTGAAAACAGCTGTGGAGGGGTTAATGACGTCGGAGAGGGAACGG GCCAATCGCGGAGCTGCGACACAGCTGATGCGGGAGACCCCGGTTTACCCGGTTTACCCGGACGACCAG GCCCGAAAGGTCGACCAGGTTCCTCAAACCAACCAGGACGTCCCGGGTTTGACGGATccaaaggagacagaggagaaccCGGTACTGGAGGTCAACCTGGATCACCAG GTTTCCCTGGACCCAGAGGTGATTCTGGAGGTCCAGGTAACCCAGGACAAGGTTTTGACGGAGGCCGGGGGAAGGATGGCCTTCCTGGGCGTCCAGGAGCCAAGGGCCAGCCTGGAGAGGTACTGGGAGCCACGCCTGGTGTTCCGGGGCGTGACGGTTCACCGGGACTTCCTGGAGACAAGGGTCAACCTGGGACGCCAGCAGGACCTGGATCACCCG GTTTTGACGGACGCTCAGGCGTTCCTGGACTAAAGGGAGAGCGCGGCGTTGACGGTCTTCCTGGTTTTCCCGGCTCCCCTGGACCTCCAGGTGAGCCGAGAGGTGGCATCCCCGGTCAACCGGGACTTCCTGGCAGCAAGGGACTGGGCGGATCACCAG GCTGCCAAG GTTACCCCGGGCGCAAGGGAGACATAGGAGACCCAGGATTCCCAGGGCCTGCTGGCATGAAGGGAACCCCAGGACAGCCTGGCACCCCTGGTTCTCCAGGGTCCAGGGGAACCCCAGGACCTCCAGGACCAGGAACTAGAGATGGAATTCCAGGAATCCCAGGAAGGAAGG GTGAGAGAGGTTTCCCAGGGCTGATGGGTTTCCCTGGACTACCAGGGCGCCCTGGTAGTCCAGGCTTCCCAGGAGGCAAAGGACTGCCCGGAGGGCCTGGAAGAGATGGACTTCCTGGTGGACCTGGATACCACGGACAGAAAG GTGAGCGGGGATACACCGGCCGCTCAGGCTTGCCCGGCATACCCAGTCGGTTAGGTTATGTGGAGAAAGGAGACCCCGGAAACCCTGGAAGCAGCGCACTTCATGGCTTCCCCGGACCCAGAG GTGACAAAGGTCTGCCAGGTCTGCCTGGTCGTCAGGGTCTGCCTGGACTTCCTGGTTATGCGGAGCAGAGTAAAGGACAGCCGGGTGAGCCTGGCTACCCCGGACGCGCTGGAGGTCCAGGATACCCTGGACCGAAGGGAGAGGCTGGAATCATGGGATTCCCCGGCATGTCCGGAGCAAGG GGTGATGATGGTGGAACTGGTTTCCCTGGTAACCCCGGAGAACCTGGTCGACCTGGTGCCAAGG GTATACCCGGGGAAACTTATGGTTATCCTGGAGGTCCAGGTTCTAAAGGTCAGCCAGGAGATTCAGGCTTCCCAG GTGGTCGTGCTAACGACGGCGCTCCCGGTGACAACGGCTTTCCAGGAAGTCCAGGTTACTCTGGAGCAAAGGGAGCTCCTGGTGAAGGAGGACGGCCTGGAATAACGG GCTCCCCTGGTTTCCCCGGACCAAAGGGTCAGTCCTTCTACCCAGGACGAAGAGGACAAGACGGGGGCCCTGGTCTGCCGGGAAGTCCTGGAGGACCTGGAGCCAAAG gTTTGTCTGGATCCCCTGGTTTGGATGGACTTAACGGCCTCGGAGGACCTAAAGGCCTCCCTGGAACTCCGG GTGGAAACGCAGGAGGTATTCCAGGTACCCCGGGTATTCCAGGGCTGAAGGGAGAGAGGGGCGTCTCCTACCCGGGAGCTCCCGGCTATCCTggagggaagggagagagaggagacccAG gtGGTTCTGGACTCCCAGGATTCCCTGGTCGACCTGGACTTCCTGGTGAGAGTGTGGGGTCCAATTTCCCCGGACCTACGGGAGATCCTGGACTCCCTGGACTGGATGGAGAGTAtg gtttCCAGGGTCCTCCAGGTCCACCCGGGCCCCCTGGTCCAGGCACAgcacagggagacagaggtgACCCTGGGCTGCCAGGCTTCCCTGGCTCCCCCGGCAGGAAAGGAGAAACTGGAGGCCCTGGGGGCCCCGGAAGCCCCGGTTTCCCTGGTATCAAAG GGGAACGAGGTGAGAGTGGTTACAGCGGAGGTCCTGGTCTAAAAGGTTTCAACGGTGACTCTGGTTACTATGGAAACAAAGGAGCCAAGGGATTGCAAG ggCGTACTGGTCGTAAGGGTTACCCCGGAGCTTCGCTGCCATGGATACCAACCGCGCAACCCTTGGGAGAATTGGGTTTCCCAGGCGATGGCGGAACCCCTGGTTCCCCCGGAGAGCCCGGTCAGCCTGGAGAATCCGGACCCTCAG GTGCTAAAGGTCCTCCTGGCCCTGTGGGTAAACTGGGCAGGACCGGATCTACTGGTCCTTCTGGAACTGTCGGTGACGGCGGACCACCTGGTTTCCCGGGGCCAACTGGAGACCAAG GTCTTCCCGGTAACACCGGTCGCCCCGGCCTTCCTGGCGGAGTCGGTCGTGGCTCCAGCATCGGCTACACGCTGGTGAAGCACAGCCAGGACGCCCAGGTTCCCATGTGTCCTCAGGGCATGGCCCAGCTGTGGGAAGGCTACAGCCTGCTGTACGTGGAGGGGCAGGAAAAGGCCCACAACCAGGATCTCG GTCAGCCGGGCTCGTGTCTCCCCAGGTTCAGCACCATCCCCTTCCTCTACTGCTCCCCCAACGAGGTCTGCTACTACGCCAGCCGCAACGACAAGTCCTACTGGCTCTCCACAACTGCGCCCATACCCATGATGCCCGTGGCCGAGGAGCAGATCCGACCTTATATCAGCAG GTGTTCGGTTTGTGAGGCGCCGTCTCAGGCTGTGGCCGTCCACAGTCAGGACATGAACATCCCCAGCTGCCCCCCCGGCTGGAGGAGTCTCTGGATAGGATACTCCTTCCTGATG CACACGGCGGCGGGCGCGGAGGGCGGCGGTCAGTCCTTGGTGTCTCCCGGCTCCTGCCTGGAGGATTTCCGCGCAACGCCGTTCATCGAGTGCAACGGCGCCAAGGGCTCCTGCCACTACTTCGCCAACAAGTACAGCTTCTGGCTCATCACCGTGGATCCCAGCCAGGAGTTCCGCTACTCGCCGGTGCAGGAGACCCTGAAGGGAGGCCAGGAGCGCTCCAGAGTCAGCCGCTGCCAAGTCTGCAGCAAGCTCTTgtag
- the ankrd46b gene encoding ankyrin repeat domain-containing protein 46 codes for MSYVFINDSSQTNVPLLQACIDGDLPFAKRLLETGCDPNIRDNRGRTGLHLAAARGNVDICRLLHKFGADLLATDYQGNTALHLCGHVDTIQFLVSNGLKIDICNHNGSTPLVLAKRRGVNKDAIRLLEGLEEQEVKGFNRGPHSKLETMQMADSESAMESHSLLNPNLQSSEGVLSSFRTTWQEFVEDLGFWRVLLLLVVIALLSLGIAYYVSGVLPFSTSQLELVH; via the exons ATGTCCTATGTCTTCATCAACGACTCGTCGCAGACCAACGTGCCTCTGCTGCAGGCCTGCATCGATGGAGACCTGCCCTTCGCCAAGAGGCTCCTCGAGACGGGATGTGATCCCAACATCCGGGACAACCGGGGCCGCACAGGCCTGCACTTAGCCGCCGCCAGAGGAAACGTGGACATCTGTCGCCTGCTACACAAGTTCGGGGCTGATCTGTTGGCAACTGATTATCAAGGAAACACGGCACTGCATCTGTGCGGGCATGTGGACACTATACAATTCCTGGTGTCCAACGGCCTGAAGATTGATATCTG TAATCACAATGGGTCGACTCCTCTGGTGCTGGCGAAGAGGCGCGGCGTCAACAAGGACGCCATCCGCCTGCTGGAGGGACTcgaggagcaggaggtgaaaGGCTTCAACAGGGGGCCCCACTCCAAACTGGAGACCATGCAGATGGCTGACAGTGAGAG TGCGATGGAAAGCCACTCTTTACTCAACCCCAACCTGCAGAGCAGCGAGGGCGTCCTGTCCAGCTTCAGGACCACCTGGCAGGAGTTCGTGGAGGACCTGGGCTTCTGGAgggttctgctgctgcttgtggTCATCGCCCTCCTCTCGCTGGGCATCGCCTACTACGTCAGTGGGGTCCTTCCTTTCTCCACCAGCCAGCTGGAGCTGGTCCACTGA
- the LOC117752179 gene encoding V-set domain-containing T-cell activation inhibitor 1-like gives MKNLDFQFRTSLFLNEVKDGNISLRISNVRPSDAGKHECSIFHGRHRKVVTTLELIVCAATEPKLSVVPGDVETLQCEVNSSLPQLHMTFLDHQEKVIDAEDPKGRPDSSGCFTFTGRVTVPTESDRVTCRVHQPHTSYSRDAQIYFTEGLVRF, from the exons ATGAAGAATCTGGACTTCCAGTTCAGGACCAGTCTCTTCCTGAACGAAGTGAAAGACGGAAACATCTCTTTGAGGATTTCAAACGTGCGGCCCTCGGATGCAGGAAAGCACGAATGCAGTATTTTCCATGGGAGGCATCGGAAGGTCGTCACAACACTGGAGCTCATTGTGT GTGCTGCCACTGAGCCAAAGCTCTCAGTTGTTCCGGGTGATGTAGAGACTCTGCAGTGTGAGGTGAACAGCTCGCTGCCGCAGCTTCACATGACGTTTCTTGACCATCAAGAAAAGGTCATCGATGCTGAAGACCCAAAGGGACGTCCAGATTCCAGCGGATGTTTCACCTTCACAGGGAGAGTGACAGTGCCGACTGAGAGCGACAG GGTCACCTGCAGAGTTCACCAGCCTCACACAAGCTACTCCAGAGATGCACAGATTTACTTTACAGAAGGTCTGGTGCGCTTCTAG